From the genome of Pelobates fuscus isolate aPelFus1 chromosome 11, aPelFus1.pri, whole genome shotgun sequence:
GCCCTGACCAGTGAAATCCAACATTTCATGTAAGATTGCAGTAATTCTAGGCCTGAGCTGatgttttaatataaaacataCTTGGCTAATAGCATTAGTAACATGCTTACGCTTTCATTATATGATAAAACACTCGATACGCAGAGCAAACACTCCAATATATATCAGGCAGGTTGCTGAGAGTTCACTAAAAGTTTCCAGTTCAATAAAGTCCACACAGTGACTACCAGGGTCTCCATACAGCTTTGTGGGACCAAGGTATTAGGTCTTTCTTGGCGGTATGGTGCACTCCCAACTGAAAAGGCAAGCTCTCCGTTGCAAGAGGCTGTTCACCATGGATGGTCTGCAGCAGCTCCAACTgggcctctgtctgtctgtgctgggATAGGAAGCCCTCAGAGACCTGGAGACACTTGGAGTAACCTTCTGTGTAGCTCTGGCTGGATGATGGAGCAGCTAAAGGGGGACAAGAGAAGACCATTATTAGAATGACATTTCATTTAGTGTTTGAGTCTCAGTGACAGATGATCATTTCTCCTGATGTGAAAGACACACAGGTCAGGATACTTACTTTTCCCAGCCAGGTGCTGATGCAATAAGGTCACTGTCATCTCCAGAATATCCGCTTTCTCTGGTTTGGATGGAAGATGCTGTTTGTCAAACTCTTTCTCCAGTAACATCCTGAGCTGCTCAATGCTGCTGTTAATCCGATCTCTCCTCATCTTCTCAATCACTGGCTTCCTGAGCTGGAGAAAGGAACAATCACATTACATTAGTATAAATACAGCTTCATCTGGCACGACATGTTGTTATGGGTTAATGTTCAAACAAAAAAATCCTATTCCCTGGTCTAAAATTAAATGAATTAAGCTCAAATATccttcttaaatatatatatatactatataaaaaagGATTCCCATTATTCGTTTAAAATAATGACTCCTGTCAAAACATATATGCTCTTCCAAACCCCCCTTGTCCCCGTCCCACCCCCCACCTCTAGTGCCCAGTATCAGCCATTGATCAGGGCTTACCTTCCTCATCCCTTGTGCACTGTGCCCATTGCCATCAGCCGGCACCATGCTAGGACTAGAAGGGGCCATGCTGTCCAGTCAGTGGGTGAGAGCTGGAGTCCTGTCTGCTATGTGATCCGGTGATATGCAGCTAGTGAGGCAGGCAGGCCCTCTATATACTGctctctctgtataatgatatgtGAGGATCAGACTAAGCACAGGTTCCCACACTCAGCAGCCATTCACAGCCCCTGCAGGGACAATAGGAGTGTGTCCATTAATAGGGCATCTGGTGCTGTGAATAGAGGAGGAAGCAGGGGGGTAATCTGTGGCATAAAGCTGGAGTGTGGGAAAGAGCTGCTCCAACGGgctactgcaaataaatattgatAGCCACATGTGTTACCTGGCCCATGGCTAAATGAGCAATAATCTTCTAGATGGGATCAGTAGAGGCCATTCCTTCTATGGATTTAAAGGACTATGCCCATACGGAATAAGTGAGCCAGAGATTCACatgtaataaaataacagaatacTAAATGATGTCATCCTTAAAGGAATTAAACTGGTGAACCAAAGGATACTTCTGAGTCAAgtttccctctttgtccatttgaaaagcTGGGAGGTGTGAAGATAGAGTAAAcatttttttgtgaattttaaGAATTTTCTTACAAAAGGACAAGCTTGAGCTAATGAAATGACTGGCAGGAGGGTATCACCAATAACAATAGATCATAAATACAATACAGAGCAGGGAGAGCCAAAAAGAAGATCATCAGCGATACTTGAACTACGAAACCCAGAATGCTTTGCAAGCTTTAAGACTGACAAACCATCTATGGAGTTGTAGTTTCCCAGCAGTTGGGATCTATGCTTTGACCATGATGTAGATAGTATAGATTTAGATCTAATACAGAATGAGGGGAGGATATTCAATTTTTGTCATGTTGACAGCAATGTAAAACTAATGACAGTCTGTTGCTGGGGTCTCATGGGATGGAATTAAACTGGTGAACCAAACTAAGGATACTTCTGAGTCAAgtttccctctttgtccatttgaaaagcTGGGAGGTGTGAAGatagagtaaaacattttttgtgaATTTTAAGAATTTTCTTACAATAGGACAAGCTTGAGCTAACGAAATGACTTGTAGGAGGGTATCACCAATAACAATAGATCATAAATACAATACAGAGCAGGGAGAGCCAAAAGGAAGATCATCAGCGATACTTGAACTACGAAACCCAGAATGCTTTGCAAGTTTAAGACTGACAAACCATCTATGGAGTTGAAGTTTCCCAGGAGTTGGGATCTATGCTTTGACCATGATGTAGATAGTATAGATTTAGATATAATACAGAATGAGGGGAGGATATTCTATTTTTGTCATGTTGACAGCAATTTAAAACTAATGACAGTCTGTTGCTGGGGTCTCATGGGATTGAATGTGTTTAAGGGAGATAACATTGTCCGTCAATACAGATAGTATAGATATAATCACAATAAAGACAAAAGAAAttcgatttaaaaatatatatatttcaagacATTAATAGGAGTCTGTAACCAACTGAGGTCTTGAATCAAGGATGTTTCTGGGAGATAACGTTGGTCTGACATGTGAAATGTCATGTTGTCTGGAATTTTACAGAAAATAATGTATTTGGGCAGCTGGTGTATTTGGTTCTAATGATTGCAATGTTGATTGCTTGTTTTACTGACATAAGTAAGATGTGCACATACGGCCTCAATTAatgcttttctaacaacctacttcgtacccctacttttaccctctgtgtcactataccccactccctctagaacatgggtcgtcaacctggtccctaccgcccactagtgggcgtttcaggattccaggtgggccgtagggatttccaggttgatagtgcgggcaggcgcgagccggcggtacccgtgcgactggcgGTACCCGGTAACCGTGCGActggtacccgtgcgactgggtacccatcggtacccgtgcgactgggtaccgccgtgaccatttgctggctccggcccgcgcggtaaaccgccggggccgccttccaaagtgtccatcgggtggcccatgctgtcagggccacccgatgaatgcggattgtaagggggcctggtcgcgctgttaaagcgcccagcgctgaccgggccccctgtgatgacatcagagctgggaggaagtgattccccggtcactcctcccagctaaaactgagagccgcgcggggggaacaccagggagtcagagtgggaactctgactcccatccacctgagccaccactggaccccagggaaagtcaccctcctgcaccttaaaggtaggaaacaggagggtgacttaaatataatgtgtgtgtatgtcttgtgtgtgtgtctgcatgtgtgtgtgtcttatgtgtgtgtctgcatgtgtgtgtgtctatgtatgtcttatgtgtgtgtgtctatgtatgttttgtgtgtgtgtgtatgtgtctatgtatgtatgtgtgcatgtatgtgtgcctgtctgtttgtatgtatgtgtcttgtgtgtgtgtgcctgtgtgtgcctttgtgtgtgtgcctttgtgtgtgtgtgcctgtgtgtgcctttgtgtgtgtgcctttgtgtgtgtgcgtgcgccttgtgtgtgtgtctgtgtgtgccttttgtgtgtgtgtgccttgtgtgtgtgccttgtgtgtgtgtgccttgtgtgtgtgcgtgccttgtgtgtgtgcgtgtcttatgtgtgtgcgtgtcttatgtgtgtgtctatgtatgtatgcatgtatgtgtgcatgtatgtgcctttctgtttgccttgtgtgtgtgtgccttgtgtgtgtgcgtgtcttgtgtatgtgcgtgtcttgtgtgtgcgtgtgcgtgtcttgtgtgtgtgtgtgtgcgtgtcatgtgtcatgtgtgtgtgtcagtctgttatagtggactatagtaagtgggctacctagctcagccttcctactgggtattgctataaggaaggttaaaaaatagaaaaaagggaaaaaaaggtggggaggggaattgaaccagatatcaaatatttagtctcgcagcatcaacctcaaggatctcattaatcactagtaaaggtaatttcaatttactttgttttctcattaaactttataaagttataaagttaaaaaccttataaacctgcattaagtagaaataaaacaataaatgtacgtacatttattctttttaaaaaaaaaactcctttctaaaaaatattctgcatttgcgcgaaaactggtgggcggtaaggaaatgttttcagccaaaaagatgcattagtgggcggtaggtagaaaaaggttgactaccactgctctagaATGTAAggtcatggagcagggccctccacccctttgttcctgtacgtccagttgtctggttacaattacatgtctgttagtccacccactgtacagcgctacggaatgtgatggcgctatataaataataaaataataaatacggcAATGCAGAGGTTAATTAATTTACATGGCATTGCTTATCATAagttgtaaaaacaaaaaagaaagaaatagctGACATGTTTTGGCACAATAAAAGCATAACCCATAGCTAGcttttatttatctgtttgtctgtTCAATTAATATCAGCATAGCCATAGACAGTTCCGCTTTAAAGGGAACCTTTAAGGCATTTACCTGATCCTCCCCCCTCTCCACCATCAGTTATATATTTATGAAGGTGTATGTTGCATTTCTATATCATCCACCCCAGGTTTGACCTGCCCACCCTCCTCCTGATGTCTTTACTTATTTGCCCAGCAAATAACAgtttgtgtttatatgtgtaacagtgtgtgtctatctgtaatagtgagtgtgtatgtatttatctgtgtgtgtatgtgagtgtatgagtgtgtataccTGTAACAGTTATTGTGTAGGTGTAAgaacatgtgtatgtgtttgtagcagcatgtgtgtatgtgtgtgagtcaaTGGGAGAGCGTGCATCAGTGTGTGCCCGATTGCACTTTGTTATTAAAAAGCAAAAGCGGTTCATTAGTAATCAGCAGTTGGATACGTTCTTAAAAGGTTGAGCTAATAGGGCTAGAATATTGTCAGAATTCTATTGCACATTTGCATAAAATAAAgtagttattttgtttatttgaagACTTTGGATGTGCTTCTTCATATTGGGAAAGaaacgttatttatttatttttaaatttaaaaatttagttaaaatgttgtttttttagtttttaacttTCCCCTCAGCCCCTTATCTATCCCACCACAGTTTCTAATTCCACCCACTACTTCTCCTAACCCCCCTATTGGTCCTATACCCCAATACTACCACTAACCCCCACTAATGCGCCTAACACCACACTGTGGTCCTGGCCCACAACTACACTTCCTAACCCCACTTTTCAGCCCCTAACCCCCCAACACTGCTCCTAACTCTACATTAAGGCCCCTAAAATCCCACTACTACCGCCTAACCCCCACTACTTCCCCTATTACTGCCACTAATCCTGACTACAGTCCCTTATACCCCCACTTCTGGTCCTAACCCCCACTTCAGCTCCTAACCCCTTACTACAGCTCCTATCATCGCCCACAATAATAACAACCAAATTTTGTCTGAAAATTAATGAACAATCAAATGAGATTCATTTTGGATGAAACTAAATAATTTTTTCATACCTCACCAGCCAATGACCTCATCGCACGTTCCTGAAGTGAACTGCAACTCACAAAGACTTTAGAGAGGGTTTGTCAGAAAGATGACAGCACTTACAAGGGGGAACTTCGGGGAGTTTAAGCCCATTCTCTTCGTCCCCAGGACACTGCACACAAAGCATGGCACattggaggggagggagagtctTTGCAAACTATGCAAAGACTATGAACATAATTGAGCCAATTTAAAGCTTTGTTTAAATGATAAGCTTTGGCGAGAGTTTGGGTCCCAAAGGTGTGTActttttaataccttttttatgCTGTTTTGTAGTTAATTTGTGGCATATGTTTTCCCTTACTTGTATTATAAAGATTAAAAGCAATAGAGcatgtttaacaaaaaaaaaaaatacattttattgacaTCAGCAATGAACACATGTGGAATTCAGACTTAAATGTTCACTTGataatgaataaatgaaaaatttTATCCTAGATTATATACCATAAATTCACATTAGTATAATATACAGATAATTCCTGCAAACATTGCAGACAGTGTAAAAAACACAATACTGTATTAATATCATCCCAGTAACGGCGATAATAACAGAACATATAATAAAACAGTCACTGCTATTCATGTAATAACACAtgatactgtatatactgtacaCCCAGATATTGAATGGATTAACATTAAAAGTCCTCACAGAGGATACGGCTGTTGCAATATACAATAAAGGTTTATCATTTAATATTGCGTAGCCTTTTATTACCCCATGGATTAGATCataatatatcataatatattgcAAACCCAGGGTAGGAAACATTATAGAACTGCACCCCAGTCACCATAATTTATGGTGTTTACTGGTGGAACATTCCAGCTCCACTTACTCAGCTAATAACACTGTACCTAGAATCACatggtaataataatattgttataCACTGCAATAAACAACCTTCATAGAAGGAAACTACTAACATTGTTAACAATCTATTACAGCCCTGATCCAATGACTCCAATCATTTCATGTAAGATTGCAATAATTCCTGGCCTGAGCTGttgttttaatataaaacataCCTGGCTAATAGCATTAGTAACATGCTTACACTATAATTATATGATAAATCAGTAGCCTACATAAGCACATTGTCCATGTGAAGTGGGCAGCCATATGGTGATATGGGCTACTATTTCCAGTCTGTTGAAGTCCAAAAAAGTCTCTAACAGGTCATCTCAGGGAAAGGTCTGTAACTGCTTGACCATTAAATAGTTCCAATTCATCTCATAGATTGACTACCAGGGTCTCCACATGGCTTTGGTGGTCTctggtgctgtgtgtttgcttGCAGCATGATATAAAGTAACTTTAGAAGATAATTCCCCTTCTGGAAGAGTTTGTGTCCAATGGATGTTCTGCATCAGCTTCACCTgggcctctgtctgtctgtgctgggATAGGACACCCTCAGAGACCTGGAGACACTTGGAGTAACCTTCTGTGTAGCTCTGGCTGGATGATGGAGCAGCTAAAGGGGGACAAGAGAAGACCATTATTAGAATGACATTTAATTTAGTGTTTGAGTCTCAGTGACAGATGATCATTTCTCCTGATGTGAAAGACACACTGGTCAGGATACTTACTTTTCCCAGCCAGGTGCTGATGCAATAAGGTCACTGTCATCTCCAGAATATCCGCTTTCTCTGGTTTGGATGGAAGATGCTGTTTGTGAAACTCTTTCTCCAGTAACATCCTGAGCTGCTCAATGCTGCTGTTAATCCGATCTCTCCTCATCTTCTCAATCACTGGCTTCCTGAGCTGGAGAAAggaacaaacacattacattagtATAAATACAGCTTCATCTGGCACGACATGGGTTAATGTTCAAACAATAAATCCTAAATCCTGATCTAAAATTAAAGTATTTGAAATTAAATTCAGTTACAAATCCTTattacaaatttaaaataaaaatgactatataaattattattcctGTTATTGTTTACTCCTGTCAAACTATTGCTTTTCCAAAATACACCCCCGGGCCCAGTATCAGTCATTGATCAGGGCTTACCTTCCTCATCCCTTGTGCACTGTGCCCATTGCCATCAGCCGGCACCATGCTAGGACTAGAAGGGGCCATGCTGTCCAGTCAGTGGGTGAGAGCTGGAGTCCTGTCTGCTATGTGATCCAGTGATATGCAGCTAGTGAGGCAGGCAGGCCCTCTATATACTGctctctctgtataatgatatgtGAGGATCAGACTGAGCACAGCTTCCCACACTCAGCGGCCAATCACAGCCCCTGCAGGGACAATAGGAGTGTGTCCATTAATAGGGCATCTGGTGCTGTGAATAGAGGAGGAAGCAGGGGGGTAATCTGTGGCATAAAGCTGGAGTGTGGGAAAGAGCTGCTCCAATGGgctactgcaaataaatattgatAGCCACATGTGTTACCTGGCCCATGGCTAAATGAGTAATAATCTTCTAGATGGGATCAATAGAGGCCATTCCTTCTATGGATTTAAAGGACTATGCCCATACGAAATAAGTTTGGTGAACCAAACTAAGGATACTTCTGAGTCAAatttccctctttgtccatttgaaatgctggGAGGTGTGAAGATAGAGTAAaaatttttttgtgaattttaaGAATTTTCTTACAATAGGACAAGCTTGAGCTAATGAAATGACTGGCAGGAGGGTATCACCAATAACAATAGATCATAAATACAATACAGAGCAGGGAGAGCTAAAAGGAAGATCATCAGCAATACTTGAACTACGAAACCCAGAATGCTTTGCAAGCTTTAAGACTGACAAACCATCTATGGAGTTGTAGTTTCCCAGCAGTTGGGATCTATGCTTTGACCATGATGTAGATAGTATAGATTTAGATCTAATACAGAATGAGGGGAGGATATTCCATTTTTGTCATGTTGACAGCAATGTAAAACTAATGACAGTCTGTTGCTGGGGTCTCATGGGATGGAATGTGTTTAAGGGAGATAACATTGTCCGTCAATACAGATAGTATAGATATAATCCCAATAAAGACAAAAGAAAttcgatttaaaaatatatatatatttcaagacATTAATAGGAGTCCGTAACCAACTGAGGTCTTGAATCAAGGATGTTTCTGGGAGATAACGTTGGTCTGACATGTGAAATGTCATGTTGTCTGGAATTTTACAGAAAATAATGTATTTGGGCAGCTGGTGTATTTGGTTCTAATGATTGCAATGTTGATTGCTTGTTTTACTGACATAAGTAAGATGTGCACATACGgcctcaattaatacttttctaacaacctacttcatacccctacttttaccctctgtgtcactataccccactccctctagaatgtaagctcattgaggagggccctccacccctttgttcctgtacgtccagttgtctggttacaattacatgtctgttagtccacccactgtaaagcgctacggaatttgatggcgctatataaataataaaataataaatacggcAATGCAGAGGTTAATGAATTTACATAGCATTGCTTATCATaacttgtaaaaacaaaaaagaaagaaatagctGACGTGTGTTGGCAAAATAAAAGCATAACCCATAGCTAGCTTTTAGTTATCTGTTTGTCTGTTCAATTAATATCAGCATAGCCATAGACAGTTCCACTTTACAGGGAACCTTTGAGGCATTAACTTGATCCTCCCCCCTCTCCACCATCAGTTATATATTTATGAAGGTGTATGTTGCATTTCTGTATCATCCACCCTAGGTTCGACCTGCCCACCCTCCTCCTGATGGCTTTACTGATTTGCCCAGCAAATAACAgtttgtgtttatatgtgtaacagtgtgtgtctatttgtaatagtgagtgtgtatgtatttatctgtgtgtgtatgtgagtgtatgagtgtgtataccTGTAACAGTTATTGTGTAGGTGTAAgaacatgtgtatgtgtttgtagcagcatgtgtttatgtgtgtgagtCAGTGGGAGAGCGTGCATCAGTGTGTGCCCGATTGCACTTTCTTATTAAAAAGCAAAAGCGGTTCATTAGTAATCAGCACTTGGATACGTTCTTGAAAGGTTGAGCTAATAGGGCTAGAATATTGTCAGAATTCTATTGCACATTTGCATAAAATAAAgtagttattttgtttatttgaagACTTTGGATGTGCTTCTTCATGTTGGGAAAGaaacgttatttatttatttttaaatttaaaaatttagttaaaatgttgtttttttcgtTTTTAACTTTCCCCTCAACACCTTATCTATCCCACCACAGTTTCTAATTCCACCCACTACTTCTCCTAACCCCCCTATTGGTCCTATACCCCAATACTACCACTAACCCCCACTAATGCGCCTAACACCACACTGTGGTCCTGGCTCACAACTACACTTCCTAACCCC
Proteins encoded in this window:
- the LOC134577423 gene encoding transcription factor HES-5-like, which codes for MAPSSPSMVPADGNGHSAQGMRKLRKPVIEKMRRDRINSSIEQLRMLLEKEFHKQHLPSKPEKADILEMTVTLLHQHLAGKTAPSSSQSYTEGYSKCLQVSEGVLSQHRQTEAQVKLMQNIHWTQTLPEGELSSKVTLYHAASKHTAPETTKAMWRPW
- the LOC134577373 gene encoding transcription factor HES-5-like → MAPSSPSMVPADGNGHSAQGMRKLRKPVIEKMRRDRINSSIEQLRMLLEKEFDKQHLPSKPEKADILEMTVTLLHQHLAGKTAPSSSQSYTEGYSKCLQVSEGFLSQHRQTEAQLELLQTIHGEQPLATESLPFQLGVHHTAKKDLIPWSHKAVWRPW